A window from Telopea speciosissima isolate NSW1024214 ecotype Mountain lineage chromosome 8, Tspe_v1, whole genome shotgun sequence encodes these proteins:
- the LOC122670985 gene encoding probable boron transporter 2 isoform X2, producing MEETFVPFRGIKNDLKDRLFCYTQDWTGGFRSGYRILAPTTYIFFASAIPVISFGVQLERNTNGTITAIQTLASTALCGIIHSIVGGQPLLILGVAEPTVLMYTFMFSFAKDRQDLGQKLFLAWTGWVCVWTAVLLFFLAILGACSFINRFTRVAGELFGLLIAMLFMQQAIRGAVEEFGIPQRENPNQTALLPSWRFGNGMFALVLSFGLLLTGLRSRKARSWRYGSGWLRGLIADYGVPLMVLVWTAVSYIPAKDVPNGIPRRLVSPNPWSPGAYSNWTVIKEMLTVPPLYIVGAFIPATMIAVLYYFDHSVASQLAQQKEFNLKKPPSYHYDLLLLGFLVLACGLIGIPPSNGVIPQSPMHTKSLATLKHQLLRNKLVSTARKSIRKNSSLGQLYGSMQETYNQMQTPLVFRTPPGLGLRELKESTIQLASSSGNIDAPVDESVFDVEKDIDDLLPVEVKEQRLSNLLQALMVGGCVAAMPIIKKIPTSVLWGYFAFMAIESLPGNQFWERILWLFTAPSRRYKVLEEYHATFVETVPFKAIATFTIFQTVYLLLCFGITWIPIAGVLFPLLIMLLVPVRQYVLPKFFKGAHLQDLDAAEYEEAPAIIYNLSFDGQDPQARNARTDSGEILDDIITRSRGEIRHTYSPKVTSSTQTSQDDFKPLYSPRVSQKVYSPQFGELRVEQSPKFSGKIPEARQTPSPRLSMLGEHSRGSAPS from the exons ATGGAAGAAACATTTGTGCCCTTTCGTGGAATCAAGAATGATCTTAAAGATCGATTATTTTGCTATACACAAGATTGGACTGGTGGCTTTCGGTCAGGTTACAG GATCCTCGCTCCCACTACATACATATTCTTTGCGTCAGCAATTCCCGTGATATCTTTTGGGGTGCAACTGGAGAGGAATACAA ATGGAACTATAACTGCAATCCAGACTCTTGCATCGACAGCATTATGTGGCATCATTCACTCGATTGTTGGGGGACAGCCACTGCTTATTCTTGGGGTTGCTGAGCCAACAGTTCTAATGTACACATTTATGTTCAGCTTTGCAAAAGATAGACAAGATTTGGGGCAGAAGCTCTTTTTAGCCTGGACAGGATG GGTTTGTGTGTGGACTGCAGTCTTGCTGTTCTTTCTGGCTATTCTGGGTGCATGTTCTTTTATAAATAGATTTACACGTGTTGCAGGTGAACTTTTTGGTCTGCTAATAGCAATGCTCTTTATGCAGCAGGCTATTCGG GGTGCTGTGGAAGAGTTTGGCATACCCCAGAGGGAAAACCCTAATCAGACTGCACTGCTACCATCATGGCGTTTTGGCAATGGAATGTTTGCATTGGTTCTCTCCTTCGGCCTTCTTCTAACTGGATTAAGGAGCCGCAAAGCTAGATCTTGGCGTTATGGGAGTG GTTGGCTGAGGGGATTAATTGCTGATTATGGAGTCCCACTTATGGTGCTTGTATGGACTGCTGTATCTTATATACCAGCTAAAGATGTTCCAAATGGGATTCCAAGGCGTCTTGTTAGCCCAAACCCATGGTCTCCCGGTGCTTACTCAAATTGGACAGTTATCAAG GAAATGTTGACTGTGCCGCCATTATATATTGTTGGAGCATTTATACCTGCCACCATGATTGCTGTGCTCTATTACTTTGATCACAGTGTTGCATCTCAGCTTGCCCAGCAAAAGGAGTTCAATCTGAAGAAGCCACCTTCGTACCATTATGACCTCCTTCTTTTGGGTTTCTTG GTTCTAGCATGTGGTCTTATCGGCATCCCTCCTTCTAATGGAGTTATTCCACAATCTCCAATGCACACCAAAAGTTTGGCTACCCTGAAGCATCAG CTTTTGCGCAATAAGCTTGTATCAACTGCTCGGAAAAGTATCCGTAAGAATTCAAGTTTGGGTCAGTTGTATGGGAGCATGCAAGAAACATACAATCAAATGCAGACTCCATTAGTCTTTCGGACTCCACCTGGACTG GGACTGAGAGAGTTAAAAGAATCCACAATCCAATTGGCTTCAAGTAGTGGCAACATTGATGCCCCAGTTGACGAGTCTGTGTTTGATGTAGAGAAAGATATTGATGATCTTTTACCTGTTGAAGTCAAAGAACAGCGTCTTAGCAATCTGCTTCAGGCCTTGATGGTTGGAGGCTGTGTTGCTGCAATGCCTATCATCAAGAAGATCCCAACTTCAGTTCTTTGGGGCTACTTTGCTTTTATGGCCATTGAAAGCTTGCCTGGAAATCAATTTTGGGAGAGAATATTGTGGCTTTTCACTGCTCCTAGTCGAAGATACAA GGTGTTGGAGGAGTATCATGCAACATTTGTTGAGACGGTTCCCTTTAAGGCTATTGCAACATTTACCATATTCCAGACGGTTTACTTGCTTTTGTGTTTTGGCATAACATGGATTCCAATTGCTGGGGTTCTTTtcccactattgatcatgcttcTAGTCCCTGTGCGGCAGTATGTGCTTCCAAAATTTTTCAAAGGGGCTCATCTTCAGGACTTGGATGCTGCAGAATATGAAGAAGCCCCAGCTATAATATACAACCTTTCATTTGAT GGACAAGATCCTCAAGCAAGAAATGCTCGTACAGATAGTGGGGAAATTCTTGATGATATAATCACGAGAAGCCGTGGTGAGATCCGCCACACATACAGTCCGAAAGTAACAAGTTCAACCCAAACCTCACAAGATGATTTTAAGCCTCTGTACAGTCCACGGGTGTCACAGAAGGTATACAGCCCCCAATTTGGTGAGCTAAGGGTGGAACAAAGTCCAAAATTCAGTGGGAAGATACCTGAAGCTAGGCAAACTCCCAGTCCTCGGCTATCTATGCTTGGAGAACACTCTCGTGGGTCAGCACCGAGTTAA
- the LOC122670985 gene encoding probable boron transporter 2 isoform X1 — MEETFVPFRGIKNDLKDRLFCYTQDWTGGFRSGYRILAPTTYIFFASAIPVISFGVQLERNTNGTITAIQTLASTALCGIIHSIVGGQPLLILGVAEPTVLMYTFMFSFAKDRQDLGQKLFLAWTGWVCVWTAVLLFFLAILGACSFINRFTRVAGELFGLLIAMLFMQQAIRGAVEEFGIPQRENPNQTALLPSWRFGNGMFALVLSFGLLLTGLRSRKARSWRYGSGWLRGLIADYGVPLMVLVWTAVSYIPAKDVPNGIPRRLVSPNPWSPGAYSNWTVIKEMLTVPPLYIVGAFIPATMIAVLYYFDHSVASQLAQQKEFNLKKPPSYHYDLLLLGFLVLACGLIGIPPSNGVIPQSPMHTKSLATLKHQLLRNKLVSTARKSIRKNSSLGQLYGSMQETYNQMQTPLVFRTPPGLGLRELKESTIQLASSSGNIDAPVDESVFDVEKDIDDLLPVEVKEQRLSNLLQALMVGGCVAAMPIIKKIPTSVLWGYFAFMAIESLPGNQFWERILWLFTAPSRRYKVLEEYHATFVETVPFKAIATFTIFQTVYLLLCFGITWIPIAGVLFPLLIMLLVPVRQYVLPKFFKGAHLQDLDAAEYEEAPAIIYNLSFDQGQDPQARNARTDSGEILDDIITRSRGEIRHTYSPKVTSSTQTSQDDFKPLYSPRVSQKVYSPQFGELRVEQSPKFSGKIPEARQTPSPRLSMLGEHSRGSAPS; from the exons ATGGAAGAAACATTTGTGCCCTTTCGTGGAATCAAGAATGATCTTAAAGATCGATTATTTTGCTATACACAAGATTGGACTGGTGGCTTTCGGTCAGGTTACAG GATCCTCGCTCCCACTACATACATATTCTTTGCGTCAGCAATTCCCGTGATATCTTTTGGGGTGCAACTGGAGAGGAATACAA ATGGAACTATAACTGCAATCCAGACTCTTGCATCGACAGCATTATGTGGCATCATTCACTCGATTGTTGGGGGACAGCCACTGCTTATTCTTGGGGTTGCTGAGCCAACAGTTCTAATGTACACATTTATGTTCAGCTTTGCAAAAGATAGACAAGATTTGGGGCAGAAGCTCTTTTTAGCCTGGACAGGATG GGTTTGTGTGTGGACTGCAGTCTTGCTGTTCTTTCTGGCTATTCTGGGTGCATGTTCTTTTATAAATAGATTTACACGTGTTGCAGGTGAACTTTTTGGTCTGCTAATAGCAATGCTCTTTATGCAGCAGGCTATTCGG GGTGCTGTGGAAGAGTTTGGCATACCCCAGAGGGAAAACCCTAATCAGACTGCACTGCTACCATCATGGCGTTTTGGCAATGGAATGTTTGCATTGGTTCTCTCCTTCGGCCTTCTTCTAACTGGATTAAGGAGCCGCAAAGCTAGATCTTGGCGTTATGGGAGTG GTTGGCTGAGGGGATTAATTGCTGATTATGGAGTCCCACTTATGGTGCTTGTATGGACTGCTGTATCTTATATACCAGCTAAAGATGTTCCAAATGGGATTCCAAGGCGTCTTGTTAGCCCAAACCCATGGTCTCCCGGTGCTTACTCAAATTGGACAGTTATCAAG GAAATGTTGACTGTGCCGCCATTATATATTGTTGGAGCATTTATACCTGCCACCATGATTGCTGTGCTCTATTACTTTGATCACAGTGTTGCATCTCAGCTTGCCCAGCAAAAGGAGTTCAATCTGAAGAAGCCACCTTCGTACCATTATGACCTCCTTCTTTTGGGTTTCTTG GTTCTAGCATGTGGTCTTATCGGCATCCCTCCTTCTAATGGAGTTATTCCACAATCTCCAATGCACACCAAAAGTTTGGCTACCCTGAAGCATCAG CTTTTGCGCAATAAGCTTGTATCAACTGCTCGGAAAAGTATCCGTAAGAATTCAAGTTTGGGTCAGTTGTATGGGAGCATGCAAGAAACATACAATCAAATGCAGACTCCATTAGTCTTTCGGACTCCACCTGGACTG GGACTGAGAGAGTTAAAAGAATCCACAATCCAATTGGCTTCAAGTAGTGGCAACATTGATGCCCCAGTTGACGAGTCTGTGTTTGATGTAGAGAAAGATATTGATGATCTTTTACCTGTTGAAGTCAAAGAACAGCGTCTTAGCAATCTGCTTCAGGCCTTGATGGTTGGAGGCTGTGTTGCTGCAATGCCTATCATCAAGAAGATCCCAACTTCAGTTCTTTGGGGCTACTTTGCTTTTATGGCCATTGAAAGCTTGCCTGGAAATCAATTTTGGGAGAGAATATTGTGGCTTTTCACTGCTCCTAGTCGAAGATACAA GGTGTTGGAGGAGTATCATGCAACATTTGTTGAGACGGTTCCCTTTAAGGCTATTGCAACATTTACCATATTCCAGACGGTTTACTTGCTTTTGTGTTTTGGCATAACATGGATTCCAATTGCTGGGGTTCTTTtcccactattgatcatgcttcTAGTCCCTGTGCGGCAGTATGTGCTTCCAAAATTTTTCAAAGGGGCTCATCTTCAGGACTTGGATGCTGCAGAATATGAAGAAGCCCCAGCTATAATATACAACCTTTCATTTGAT CAGGGACAAGATCCTCAAGCAAGAAATGCTCGTACAGATAGTGGGGAAATTCTTGATGATATAATCACGAGAAGCCGTGGTGAGATCCGCCACACATACAGTCCGAAAGTAACAAGTTCAACCCAAACCTCACAAGATGATTTTAAGCCTCTGTACAGTCCACGGGTGTCACAGAAGGTATACAGCCCCCAATTTGGTGAGCTAAGGGTGGAACAAAGTCCAAAATTCAGTGGGAAGATACCTGAAGCTAGGCAAACTCCCAGTCCTCGGCTATCTATGCTTGGAGAACACTCTCGTGGGTCAGCACCGAGTTAA